From Cydia strobilella chromosome 7, ilCydStro3.1, whole genome shotgun sequence, one genomic window encodes:
- the LOC134743142 gene encoding cuticle protein 7-like, with product MYCKILCLAALVGLVIAQHGHEHAHSSQHISKHDGHAEEVIIKDHHGHEKHIDYYTHPKYEFKYEVEDKHTGDHKTQHEHRDGDVVKGFYSLHEPDGSVRDVHYHSDKKTGFHAEVKHSTHHIVPKHHYH from the exons atgtattgcaAG ATTTTGTGCCTCGCTGCTCTGGTGGGGTTGGTGATCGCGCAGCACGGGCATGAGCACGCGCACTCCTCGCAGCACATCTCAAAGCACGACGGACACGCGGAGGAAGTCATCATCAAGGACCACCATGGACACGAGAAACACATCGACTACTAC ACGCATCCCAAGTACGAGTTCAAGTACGAGGTGGAGGACAAGCACACGGGTGACCACAAGACGCAGCACGAGCACCGCGACGGCGACGTCGTCAAGGGCTTCTACAGCCTGCACGAGCCCGACGGCTCCGTCAGGGACGTGCACTACCACAGTGACAAAAAGACTGG ATTTCACGCTGAGGTGAAACACAGCACCCACCACATTGTTCCCAAACATCATTATCATTAA
- the LOC134742819 gene encoding sarcoplasmic reticulum histidine-rich calcium-binding protein-like — protein MFSKVLCFAVLVAVVGAQEAERGHHGHGVARSEVHIKTVHHGHGPQHWVETHGHTEHGHQHHGHENHGHARSHVHVSRHDSPVHEHHEPEHHTHPKYEFEYHVEDPHTHDMKMQQEHRDGDVVKGRYSLHQPDGHVRHVEYHADKHGFHADVKYSQHHGHHHHMKMSKRRIEESEEDYLKRKMKRYKKKLEDNELPEDTELIEDDQLPEEFLLALGILDLKHQLPIRIRTFNILNFNFKMYSKIFVVAATLAIALARPQEGHGHNEHGHAYSSQSIVLHQSHGQEHGHEHGQEQLGHVQLGHVQLGHVQHEPVHLVSYHEPIHTESHHNQHHAVSSQHIQRHDVPGKAPEGHHDYYAYPKYEFEYKVEDPHTGDKKSQHESRDGDVVKGYYSLHEADGTVRTVHYTADHKNGFNAQVQREGHAKHVVPAHHH, from the exons ATGTTTTCTAAG GTCTTGTGCTTCGCGGTTCTCGTAGCTGTGGTGGGCGCCCAGGAAGCAGAGCGTGGGCACCATGGGCACGGTGTGGCTCGGTCGGAAGTACACATCAAGACGGTCCACCATGGACATGGCCCACAGCATTGGGTGGAGACGCATGGTCATACGGAGCATGGACACCAGCATCACGGCCATGAAAATCATGGGCATGCCCGCTCGCATGTACATGTCTCGCGCCATGATAGCCCCGTGCATGAACACCATGAACCCGAACATCAT ACTCATCCCAAGTACGAATTCGAGTACCACGTAGAAGACCCGCACACTCATGACATGAAGATGCAGCAAGAGCATCGCGACGGCGACGTCGTCAAGGGCCGATACAGCCTGCACCAGCCCGACGGCCACGTCAGGCATGTGGAATATCACGCCGACAAGCACGG attccacgcagacgtaaAATACAGCCAACATcatggtcatcatcatcata TGAAAATGTCGAAACGAAGGATCGAAGAAAGTGAAGAAGATTATTTAAAACGAAAAATGAAGCGTTATAAGAAGAAATTGGAGGACAATGAGTTACCGGAGGACACTGAATTAATAGAGGACGACCAGTTACCAGAGGAATTTCTTCTTGCCCTCGGCA TACTAGATCTCAAACATCAATTACCAATTCGTATTCGAACGTTCAACatccttaattttaattttaaaatgtattccaAG ATATTTGTGGTTGCCGCTACCCTGGCCATAGCTCTTGCTCGACCACAAGAAGGGCACGGGCACAATGAACATGGACACGCGTACTCGTCTCAGAGCATCGTTCTACACCAGAGTCACGGTCAGGAGCATGGACATGAGCATGGGCAGGAGCAGCTTGGTCATGTTCAGCTTGGCCATGTGCAACTTGGTCATGTGCAGCACGAGCCCGTGCATCTAGTGTCATACCACGAGCCCATTCATACTGAGTCACATCACAATCAGCACCACGCAGTCTCCTCACAGCACATCCAGCGCCACGACGTGCCCGGCAAGGCGCCCGAAGGCCACCACGACTACTACGCGTACCCTAAATACGAGTTCGAGTACAAGGTGGAGGACCCGCACACCGGCGACAAGAAGTCCCAGCACGAGTCCCGCGACGGCGACGTCGTGAAGGGCTACTACAGCCTGCACGAGGCCGACGGCACTGTCAGGACTGTACATTACACTGCAGACCACAAGAATGG ATTCAATGCCCAGGTCCAGCGTGAAGGTCACGCCAAGCATGTAGTACCGgctcatcatcattaa
- the LOC134742820 gene encoding uncharacterized protein LOC134742820, with translation LSSLSSLSSSSGSSKEQVPNYVLPTPEEVEKLPPPVVRTHIPSEPAPVHQNQEPPVPVQHYFTPVNFQANPVQPVLQPIPVLQQTVSVHHQAPVEQSVSLHYQPTPAIQTVSVHHQPTIQYESAPLHYESPVHHYSAPLHHEIASVQHELHRPQHEEHHEDYYAYPKYEFEYKVEDPHTGDRKSQHESRDGDVVKGYYSLHEADGSVRTVEYSADKHNGFNANVKNDHYQSHH, from the exons CTCTCGTCACTCTCGTCACTCTCATCATCATCTGGTTCATCTAAAGAACAAGTTCCTAATTACGTCCTTCCTACTCCCGAAGAAGTTGAAAAACTGCCGCCTCCAGTAGTCCGCACCCACATACCTTCCGAGCCCGCTCCCGTTCACCAAAACCAAGAACCTCCGGTTCCTGTTCAACATTACTTTACACCTGTCAACTTCCAAGCCAATCCTGTCCAGCCAGTGCTGCAGCCCATTCCTGTACTTCAGCAAACAGTATCTGTGCATCACCAAGCTCCTGTTGAACAATCAGTTTCTCTGCACTATCAACCCACCCCAGCAATCCAAACAGTATCCGTGCACCATCAACCTACGATTCAATATGAGTCTGCTCCATTACATTATGAATCTCCTGTGCATCATTACTCCGCTCCTCTGCATCATGAGATTGCTTCAGTTCAACATGAATTGCACCGACCTCAACATGAAGAGCACCATGAAGATTATTAC gCGTACCCTAAGTACGAGTTCGAGTACAAGGTGGAGGACCCGCACACCGGTGACCGCAAGTCCCAGCACGAGTCCCGCGACGGCGACGTCGTGAAGGGTTATTACAGCCTGCACGAGGCCGATGGTTCTGTTCGTACTGTCGAGTATTCAGCTGACAAGCACAACGG atTCAACGCAAACGTGAAGAATGACCATTACCAGAGCCATCACTGA
- the LOC134743118 gene encoding histidine-rich protein PFHRP-II-like, which produces MTMLIHQFHRGSERRRIEMFAKTLILALAVGASYCQEHNYALKTLVRHEQPQEYVHHQAPEHSTHKEPAPIYEVQYQTVPESQEQAMSSQAIHHQPSANHEIQLTSAKEAEPAYIYVQQEKQPVHFHHGMSLQSLFKHAAAAEKVPATHKYQAQHEPSHYESHYNHEALSHHHAAQQHAPEHPAPSHHAAHSEESHEEPIDYYAHPKYQYEYKVEDPHTGDSKFQHEVRDGDVVKGVYSFLEADGSIRTVEYTSDKHNGFNAVVKHTAPSHHAHEKQHHDN; this is translated from the exons ATGACTATGCTAATTCATCAGTTCCACCGCGGAAGTGAAAGAAGAAGGATTGAAATGTTCGCTAAA ACTTTAATCCTTGCTCTTGCCGTTGGGGCATCCTACTGTCAGGAGCATAACTATGCTCTCAAAACGTTAGTGCGCCATGAACAACCTCAGGAATATGTTCACCACCAGGCTCCAGAGCATTCAACGCACAAGGAACCAGCCCCCATCTACGAAGTGCAATATCAAACTGTTCCAGAGAGCCAGGAACAGGCCATGTCATCGCAAGCCATTCATCATCAACCTTCTGCTAATCATGAAATCCAGTTGACCAGCGCAAAAGAAGCTGAACCAGCGTACATTTACGTACAGCAGGAAAAGCAGCCAGTCCATTTCCACCATGGCATGTCCCTCCAATCACTATTCAAGCACGCTGCTGCTGCTGAAAAAGTTCCTGCTACGCATAAATACCAAGCTCAGCACGAGCCATCACACTACGAGTCACACTACAACCACGAAGCTCTAAGCCATCACCACGCTGCTCAACAACATGCCCCTGAACATCCAGCTCCATCCCACCACGCTGCTCATTCCGAGGAATCCCATGAAGAGCCCATCGACTATTAC GCTCATCCTAAGTACCAGTATGAGTACAAAGTAGAGGACCCGCATACCGGAGACAGCAAGTTCCAGCATGAAGTACGTGACGGAGATGTCGTGAAGGGTGTCTACAGTTTCCTAGAGGCGGACGGCTCCATCAGGACTGTGGAATATACTTCCGACAAGCATAACGG ATTCAACGCGGTTGTGAAACATACGGCGCCGAGTCATCACGCGCACGAGAAACAACACCACGATAACTAA